The window GCTCGCAAGGCGGGGACTACACTCTCAAGATCGAGAACCAATGGTCCCAAGGAGGAATTCGTAGTACCCCGACCACTACGAGAATTTTATCTCAAAACTCTTTGGAGTACGTGACATTAATATACTAGGAGGAACAAAATGATAATTAAGAAATTCAGTAAGATAAACAATCTTGCTGTATTCAGCAATTATAATTGGGATAACAGTATCCCTGAGTTTACAAAGATAAACATCATTTATGGGCGTAACTATTCAGGTAAAACAACGTTATCCCGAATCTTACGAGCAGTAGAAACTCGTCTTTTGCCAGATAGATACGAAAATCCGAATTTTGAAATCTCACTTGATGATGGTTCGATTATCAGTAATACCACCATTACAGCAAATAGTCTTGATGTTCGTGTTTTTAACGAGGATTTTGTTCGATCTAATCTGCGTTTTCTTATTGACCCTGATAGTGGGATTGAGCCATTTGCAATACTTGGTTTAGATAATGCGGAAATCGAAAAGGCTATTAGCGCTTTAGAATTAGAAATCGGTTCTGATATTGAGAAAAGTGAAACGGGGTTACATGAACAACTCAAAGATAAGAAAAAAACTTCACAAGATGCCACTACTGCCCATTCATTAGCGAGTTCTGAATTAGAGAGAAAGTTGTCTGATAAGGCTACAAACAGGCAGACAGGCATAAAATATAATCCTGAACGCTTCGGTGACCAAAACTATACTATCGCCAAAGTTAAAACAGACATTGCCGACGTGACATCTGTAAGTTATGTTAACTTGACAAAAGCGCAAAAGGCAGAACACGAAAAAACTATTATTGAGCAACCAAAGGATAAAATAGCAGAAATAGTTGTTTCAAATTTATACATCGCCGAATATTTAGATAAATCTGCAGGACTACTTTCCAGAAAAATAGGTGCGTCAAACAAACTTATTGAATTACTTCATGATGCTGCTCTTAATGAATGGGTTAAGAAAGGTCAAACATTGCTCGATGGCAAAGATGTCTGTGCTTTCTGTGGCAATTCAATAAGCTCAAAACGATGGGCAGAAATAAATACTCATTTTGATGAAGAATCAAAAAAATTGGATGCTGAGATAGATGAACTTATTTCAGTAATAAATTCTGAGATTGGACGACTTCAACAACCAGTTAGCATTGATAAGACACAGTATTACTCAAAATATCACCCTGAAATTGATAGTTTTATTACGGCTCGAACCCAAGCGATAAGTGACTACTGTGCGGCGCTTAATAATATCATCGTGCAACTAAATCAAAAAAAAACACAGATAACAGTTGAAATAGCATTTACTGCTCCAACAGACAATTCTGCCGCTCTGATAACACTACACAATAACTTCAATGAAATTGTTAAGGAAAGCAACGATTATACGACAAAGTTATCAACTGCAAAAAAGGATGCTCAAAAAACCTTGCGATTGCAAGAAGTTGCTGACTTTTGTTCCACAATTGATTACACGAATGAAATAGCAAGAATAGCTTCACTAAAAGCAGTGAGTGATAATGCCACCCAAGAGGAAAAGAACATGCAAACTTTTCTTAATCGGAAAATAGCTGAAAAACAAGCAAAGCTACGCCAACTCAATGATGAAGAAGAAGGTGCGCGGCGAGTTAATGCTTACTTGAATGATTATTTTGGACATAACTTTGTTTCTTTGGAAGCTGAAAATGTGCCCGCTGGTGAAAACCGTATTCGCTTTCGGATTATGCGAAACGATAAGCCTGCTTATAACCTA of the Sulfoacidibacillus ferrooxidans genome contains:
- a CDS encoding AAA family ATPase, with the translated sequence MIIKKFSKINNLAVFSNYNWDNSIPEFTKINIIYGRNYSGKTTLSRILRAVETRLLPDRYENPNFEISLDDGSIISNTTITANSLDVRVFNEDFVRSNLRFLIDPDSGIEPFAILGLDNAEIEKAISALELEIGSDIEKSETGLHEQLKDKKKTSQDATTAHSLASSELERKLSDKATNRQTGIKYNPERFGDQNYTIAKVKTDIADVTSVSYVNLTKAQKAEHEKTIIEQPKDKIAEIVVSNLYIAEYLDKSAGLLSRKIGASNKLIELLHDAALNEWVKKGQTLLDGKDVCAFCGNSISSKRWAEINTHFDEESKKLDAEIDELISVINSEIGRLQQPVSIDKTQYYSKYHPEIDSFITARTQAISDYCAALNNIIVQLNQKKTQITVEIAFTAPTDNSAALITLHNNFNEIVKESNDYTTKLSTAKKDAQKTLRLQEVADFCSTIDYTNEIARIASLKAVSDNATQEEKNMQTFLNRKIAEKQAKLRQLNDEEEGARRVNAYLNDYFGHNFVSLEAENVPAGENRIRFRIMRNDKPAYNLSEGECSLIAFCYFMAKLDDVNTQTKKPIIWIDDPISSLDGNHVFFIYSLLRVKLVEANQFEQLFVSTHNLDFLKYLKRLGKDNDKNIRYYIVQRIDTTSNISEMPNYLKKYVTEFNYLFNEILKCSEISTIDDSNYTSFYNFGNNSRKFLEILMFYNYPDDTKQLDKLEKFFGTDRVPAVLTDRINNEYSHLCGVFERGEVPTEVPEMLKTAKLIIETMEKKNLEQYLSLIKSIG